The Lepisosteus oculatus isolate fLepOcu1 chromosome 4, fLepOcu1.hap2, whole genome shotgun sequence genome window below encodes:
- the LOC138238142 gene encoding uncharacterized protein, with protein MASLVGGLGRFLQPVLSSVLELRGPAVWYGLLSLRLLALFSAESSWRAIRTDFVCDGNLTQFCHALCFNHAFSFPTASLWSFSFLAVAVAIALLQVASRGKIRSGPQDSGEGGAGKPERPNPCPLLFFLLLLLLIETSFLWVLIAINSSIITPDTVSCQTSASFCPRVEVQCVVLGRSDKQMAMVTLGFTSTVNILASVGYTVYLLVGPSRRRRHR; from the exons ATGGCGTCGCTGGTTGGCGGCCTGGGTCGCTTCCTGCAGCCCGTGCTGAGCTCGGTGCTGGAGCTGCGCGGCCCGGCGGTGTGGTACGGGCTCCTCAGCCTGCGCCTGCTGGCGCTCTTCAGCGCCGAGAGCAGCTGGCGGGCCATCCGGACGGACTTCGTCTGCGACGGCAACCTCACCCAGTTCTGCCACGCCCTCTGCTTCAACCACGCCTTCTCCTTCCCCACCGCCTCGCTCTGGAGCTTCAGCTTCCTGGCCGTGGCCGTGGCCATTGCGCTGCTGCAggtggccagcagggggaagATACGCAGTGGTCCTCAGGACA GCGGTGAAGGTGGGGCAGGAAAGCCGGAGCGCCCAAACCCCTGCCccctcctcttcttcctcctcctcctcctcctcattgAGACATCGTTTCTCTGGGTGCTGATTGCCATCAACTCCAGCATCATAACCCCCGACACCGTGTCCTGCCAGACTAGCGCCTCCTTCTGCCCGAGAGTGGAAGTGCAGTGCGTGGTGCTGGGCCGCTCCGACAAGCAGATGGCAATGGTGACGCTGGGCTTTACGTCCACAGTCAATATTCTAGCCAGTGTTGGTTATACAGTCTACCTGCTGGTGGGACCCAGCCGGAGGAGGAGGCACAGATAG
- the LOC102687548 gene encoding beta-2-microglobulin yields the protein MKVLYLTALVAFLAYLDSAAAAAAEPKVQIYSRNPGEYDKSNTLICHVSDFHPPDIKIELLKNKQQMEGVKQSDLAFEQGWHFHLTQTVPFTPKKGDIYSCRVSHSTLSVPKEFTWEPDM from the exons ATGAAGGTCCTCTATCTAACAGCCCTGGTGGCCTTCCTCGCTTACCTCGACTCGGCGGCCGCCGCAGCAG CCGAGCCCAAGGTGCAGATCTACAGCCGGAACCCCGGGGAGTACGACAAGTCGAACACCCTGATCTGCCACGTCAGCGACTTCCATCCCCCTGACATCAAGATCGAGCTGCTGAAGAACAAGCAGCAGATGGAGGGCGTCAAGCAGAGCGACCTGGCCTTTGAGCAGGGCTGGCACTTCCACCTGACCCAGACCGTGCCCTTCACCCCCAAGAAGGGGGACATCTACTCCTGCAGGGTGTCACACAGCACCCTGTCTGTGCCAAAGGAGTTCACCTGGG AACCTGACATGTAA
- the znf668 gene encoding zinc finger protein 668 produces the protein MASAQPGSSPSAAERADPPSAEGEGLKEEQGESEPRGAPKEDEEGEAETRKRKGRQARPGRPHRCAACQQAFPSAAALRAHRASHCKERAAHGCGHCGKAFPSRAQLAKHQRAHSAQRPFQCPQCHKAYKTPTELRNHSRSHTGEKPFVCAECGKAFMQAICLRIHATQHSGERPHACPHCAKSYPTLSKLKVHQRSHTGEKPYLCAECGKSFADPSVYRKHRRNHQGHRPYACGQCGKTYTELKDLKNHERSHTGEKPYLCSDCGKAFSRSSSLACHLRIHAQSKPYGCEQCGKGFTQLSSYQSHLRTHSGEKPFLCPQCGKMFSDPSSFRRHQRAHSGFKPYPCDKCAKRFRQPADLAVHQRVHSGQRPYKCQSCDKAFVASWDLRRHLLVHTGLRPFSCAECGKAFAERSSLNKHRRVHSGERPFKCGLCLKAFVVSSSLRKHERTHLAEQRAPAPAPAPDPAAAALAQFACPQCELVFPSWASLRAHEALHPSGFGEPGAPERAAPAPAAAAEARPHTCAQCGKGFLNKAGLRKHERIHSSSRPHACEQCGKAFLFAAYLRKHQRTHRGDAPPPPPPPEEPHALPLTTVPLAAFQALPAAAVYIDKPE, from the coding sequence ATGGCCTCCGCCCAGCCCGGGAGCTCCCCCTCTGCCGCGGAGCGCGCTGACCCCCCCTCCGCGGAGGGCGAGGGCCTGAAGGAGGAGCAGGGGGAGAGCGAGCCGCGGGGCGCGCCGAAGGAGGACGAAGAGGGGGAGGCGGAAACCAGGAAGCGGAAGGGCCGGCAGGCCAGGCCGGGCCGCCCGCACCGCTGCGCCGCGTGCCAGCAGGCCTTCCCCAGCGCGGCGGCGCTGCGGGCCCACCGGGCCTCCCACTGCAAGGAGCGGGCTGCGCACGGCTGCGGGCACTGCGGCAAGGCCTTCCCCAGCCGGGCGCAGCTGGCCAAGCACCAGCGCGCCCACTCGGCGCAGCGGCCCTTCCAGTGCCCGCAGTGCCACAAGGCCTACAAGACGCCCACCGAGCTGCGCAACCACTCGCGCTCCCACACGGGCGAGAAGCCCTTCGTCTGCGCCGAGTGCGGCAAGGCCTTCATGCAGGCCATCTGCCTGCGCATCCACGCCACGCAGCACAGCGGCGAGCGGCCCCACGCCTGCCCGCACTGCGCCAAGAGCTACCCCACCCTGTCCAAGCTCAAGGTGCACCAGCGCTCCCACACGGGCGAGAAGCCCTACCTGTGCGCCGAGTGCGGCAAGAGCTTCGCCGACCCCTCCGTCTACCGCAAGCACCGGCGCAACCACCAGGGCCACCGGCCCTACGCCTGCGGCCAGTGCGGCAAGACCTACACGGAGCTGAAGGACCTGAAGAACCACGAGCGCTCGCACACGGGCGAGAAGCCCTACCTGTGCTCGGACTGCGGCAAGGCCTTCTCCCGCTCGTCCTCGCTGGCCTGCCACCTGCGCATCCACGCCCAGAGCAAGCCCTACGGCTGCGAGCAGTGCGGCAAGGGCTTCACGCAGCTCTCCTCCTACCAGAGCCACCTGCGCACCCACTCCGGCGAGAAGCCCTTCCTCTGCCCGCAGTGCGGCAAGATGTTCTCCGACCCCTCCAGCTTCCGCCGCCACCAGAGGGCGCACTCGGGCTTCAAGCCCTACCCCTGCGACAAGTGCGCCAAGCGCTTCAGGCAGCCGGCCGACCTGGCGGTGCACCAGCGCGTGCACTCGGGCCAGCGGCCCTACAAGTGCCAGAGCTGCGACAAGGCCTTCGTGGCCTCCTGGGACCTGCGGCGCCACCTGCTGGTGCACACGGGGCTGCGGCCCTTCTCCTGCGCCGAGTGCGGCAAGGCCTTCGCCGAGCGCTCCAGCCTCAACAAGCACCGGCGCGTGCACTCCGGCGAGCGGCCCTTCAAGTGCGGCCTGTGCCTCAAGGCCTTCGTGGTGTCGTCCAGCCTGCGCAAGCACGAGCGCACCCACCTGGCCGAGCAGCGGGCGCCGGCGCCGGCCCCCGCCCCGgaccccgccgccgccgcgctGGCGCAGTTCGCCTGCCCGCAGTGCGAGCTGGTCTTCCCCAGCTGGGCCTCCCTGCGGGCCCACGAGGCCCTGCACCCCTCGGGGTTCGGGGAGCCGGGGGCCCCCGAGAGGGCTGCCCCTGccccggcggcggcggcagagGCGCGCCCCCACACCTGCGCCCAGTGCGGGAAGGGCTTCCTGAACAAGGCGGGCCTGCGCAAGCACGAGCGGATCCACTCCAGCAGCCGCCCCCACGCCTGCGAGCAGTGCGGCAAGGCCTTCCTGTTCGCCGCCTACCTGCGCAAGCACCAGCGCACCCACCGCGGAGAcgcccccccgcccccgcccccccccgagGAGCCCCACGCCCTGCCCCTCACCACCGTCCCCCTGGCCGCCTTCCAGGCCCTGCCCGCCGCCGCCGTGTACATCGACAAGCCCGAGTGA
- the znf646 gene encoding zinc finger protein 646, whose amino-acid sequence MQDQARTTGFQCKQCEVVCPSWPGLLEHVESHYQHEEERRFWCEQCGRGYRHAGSLVNHKKTHEVGSFQCPVCARELSNPLALKNHLRIHTPGKNYPCPVCGKAFRLATQLATHQKLHGPPGEPLGPVVAGSDETESGPDAIPGEASPGDPSGMLTGVPPPAPSNNPPPPPFLREVGDVLDPPGGSRDRDTFLEQDPSEQADSQASVTDSSPDCGLQPDAHLEAGVDKPSTEEDRPFKCNQCEKTYRHHGSLINHKKSHQLGAYECHVCYKQFNNLAALKSHLRIHSKSKGRPAVASPFSGAAAAELSAPQNGDASHFCHLCQVAFSSEGEFQDHVLLHNSTSLSLGPPDDFSDDLSYDYTGVGSPDDGVYAHPPLIGRSDEKEEAEEEESVAAVNGQMYTCAFCGESYSDLESLKAHYLTHDAGLQDEDVPPEQEEGNPEGTPAAKGEPKVNQAAAEVTGSDERRFKCQLCGKSYRHAGSLINHKRSHQTGVFQCSICQKHYPHLAALKSHLRIHKSKPPALPLSSEGDWLSPEPLTLEGQSYVLPFSSQVPDSGLAMPQDVALPAPPDDAADASGSVCFPPFDSGLASSCPASPPTPDPGFQAERHMCADCGETYSDIAGIKSHQCPRRENLNGLTGSGGFREAGDNADVEEDGNESPVPVGSRRRKRGPAQKHVEAEERRDAEEYGELCQCSVCGNHYASLSALRSHLRCHTLPGGAGRSPEAEDEGGLLICSACGESFLTERDLEDHQLSHESELAPLPPKPESKSHACARCGAVCDDYYPLGAHRCAEDAGGEAAEAADAGGEGKAESPGALQEGPDAADRPHRCEQCGRAYRHAGSLLNHKKSHKTGVFRCFVCQKRFYNLLALKNHQRVHFDIKRHKCSECGKAFKIHKQLVSHQRTHEENRARAKELNRQLQRLLQANGGTAAPAASPPPQPDPPAKPTPKRSQRQNRGRVLDSSLLGAGRCDFPGPPPPPGNTPSAPSAGAKPPADPEPPPPPLAGDPQDERPYACDQCGRTYRHAGSLVNHKNSHKVGQYYCTICSNTYPNQLAMKNHLRNHFAVKKHCCADCGKAFRGRRQLSSHERSRVCRRKRGRDPRRPRRAAPRRAGGPEAEPEAAGGPPGARCARCGQAFASAAEMAGHACARPPRGDGAGAANGGAGSPSGAAAAPEERPFRCDVCGRTYRHAGSLLNHKNTHKTGRFDCAVCAKAFSNPMALKNHLRIHTQKRRHSCPDCGKAFRLASALRSHQKVHCGRAPAQCADCGKAFLGSSGLRRHRCAAEGGRSPEHGGAEEAGGGERRFTCEQCGRSYRHAGSLLNHKNTHTTGLYRCSACAKEFSNLLALKNHRRIHTEARRFACPDCGKAFRVSAHLLSHRRVHARERPRGGPELGSGPGPACRRCPGPEAPPGGEKAHVCEHCGRTYRHAGSLLNHKNSHKTGSFSCAACQKQFSNLMALKNHRRIHTEPKRYQCPDCGKAFRVSTQLICHRRVHTREKPFACPLCGKCFSSKSNLRHHQKVHKTRQAGLGLGLGLAAPLDGGFAGLAGLGSGGLGAGGFAEC is encoded by the exons aTGCAGGACCAGGCCCGGACCACCGGCTTCCAGTGCAAGCAGTGCGAGGTGGTGTGTCCGAGCTGGCCCGGTCTGCTGGAGCACGTGGAGAGCCACTACCAGCACGAGGAGGAGCGGCGCTTCTGGTGCGAGCAGTGCGGTCGCGGGTACCGGCACGCGGGCAGCCTGGTCAACCACAAGAAGACCCACGAGGTGGGGTCGTTCCAGTGCCCCGTGTGCGCGCGGGAGCTCAGCAACCCCTTGGCGCTGAAGAACCACCTGCGCATCCACACGCCGGGCAAGAACTACCCCTGCCCGGTGTGCGGCAAGGCCTTCCGACTGGCCACGCAGCTGGCCACTCACCAGAAGCTGCACGGCCCTCCGGGGGAGCCCCTGGGCCCCGTGGTGGCAGGATCTGACGAAACGGAAAGCGGGCCCGACGCGATTCCCGGGGAAGCCTCTCCGGGGGACCCCAGCGGCATGTTGACCGGTGTGCCCCCGCCAGCTCCCAGCAATAATCCGCCCCCTCCTCCGTTCCTCAGGGAGGTGGGGGATGTCCTCGACCCACCCGGGGGCAGCAGGGACCGCGATACCTTTCTGGAACAGGACCCGTCGGAGCAGGCGGATTCCCAGGCTTCGGTAACGGACTCGAGCCCCGATTGCGGGCTCCAGCCAGACGCCCACCTGGAAGCAGGGGTGGACAAGCCGAGCACCGAGGAAGACCGGCCGTTCAAGTGCAACCAGTGTGAGAAAACGTACAGGCACCATGGCAGTCTCATAAACCACAAGAAGTCCCACCAGTTGGGGGCGTACGAGTGCCACGTCTGCTACAAGCAGTTCAATAACCTGGCAGCTCTCAAGAGCCACTTGCGAATCCACAGCAAGTCCAAGGGCCGTCCAGCAGTGGCGTCTCCGTTCTCGGGCGCAGCCGCAGCGGAGCTGTCGGCGCCTCAGAACGGTGACGCATCCCACTTCTGCCACCTGTGTCAGGTGGCGTTCTCCAGCGAGGGGGAGTTTCAGGACCACGTGCTGCTGCACAACAGCACCTCTCTCTCGCTGGGGCCGCCCGACGACTTCTCCGACGACTTGTCTTATGACTACACCGGGGTCGGATCCCCTGATGATGGCGTCTATGCGCATCCACCTCTGATTGGCCGGAGCGACGAGAAGGAAGAGGCTGAAGAGGAGGAGTCTGTGGCGGCCGTGAATGGACAGATGTACACCTGCGCCTTCTGTGGGGAGAGCTACTCCGACCTCGAAAGCCTTAAGGCTCATTACCTCACGCACGATGCAGGTCTGCAGGATGAAGACGTGCCGCCCGAACAGGAAGAGGGAAACCCAGAAGGGACGCCGGCGGCCAAAGGGGAACCCAAGGTGAATCAGGCCGCGGCAGAGGTAACGGGATCGGATGAGCGCCGCTTCAAGTGCCAGCTTTGTGGCAAGAGCTATCGGCATGCTGGCAGCCTGATCAACCACAAGCGCTCCCACCAGACAGGAGTCTTTCAGTGCTCGATTTGCCAGAAGCACTACCCCCACCTCGCCGCCTTGAAAAGCCACCTCCGCATCCATAAATCGAAGCCTCCTGCGCTGCCCTTGAGCTCTGAGGGTGACTGGCTCTCCCCCGAGCCCTTGACTCTGGAAGGCCAGAGCTACGTCTTGCCTTTCTCTTCTCAGGTCCCAGATTCCGGATTGGCCATGCCTCAAGATGTCGCCCTTCCGGCTCCTCCAGATGACGCTGCAGATGCGTCGGGGAGTGTGTGCTTCCCGCCGTTTGATTCTGGCCTTGCCAGTAGCTGTCCTGCCTCCCCACCGACGCCAGATCCCGGATTTCAGGCCGAGAGGCACATGTGTGCCGACTGCGGGGAGACGTATTCCGATATCGCCGGGATCAAATCCCATCAGTGTCCGCGCCGGGAAAACCTGAACGGGCTGACGGGTAGCGGGGGATTCCGGGAGGCGGGGGACAATGCCGACGTGGAGGAGGACGGGAACGAGAGTCCGGTCCCCGTGGGGTCCAGGAGGCGAAAGCGCGGCCCGGCCCAGAAGCACGTGGAGGCGGAAGAGCGGCGGGATGCGGAGGAGTACGGGGAGCTCTGCCAGTGCTCCGTGTGCGGGAATCACTACGCCAGCCTGTCGGCCCTGCGGAGCCACCTCCGCTGCCACACGCTCCCCGGTGGCGCCGGCCGCTCCCCGGAAGCCGAGGACGAGGGCGGCCTGCTCATCTGCAGCGCCTGCGGGGAGAGCTTCTTGACCGAGCGGGACCTGGAGGACCACCAGCTCTCCCACGAGTCCGAGctcgcccccctccccccgaaACCGGAAAGCAAGAGCCACGCGTGCGCCAGGTGCGGCGCCGTCTGCGACGACTACTACCCGCTGGGCGCCCACCGCTGCGCGGAGGACGCGGGCGGCGAGGCGGCGGAGGCGGCGGACGCGGGAGGGGAAGGGAAGGCGGAGAGCCCCGGCGCCCTGCAGGAGGGCCCCGACGCCGCGGACCGGCCCCATCGCTGCGAGCAGTGTGGCCGGGCCTACCGCCATGCCGGCAGCCTCCTCAACCACAAGAAGTCCCACAAGACCGGCGTCTTCCGCTGCTTCGTCTGCCAGAAGCGTTTCTACAACCTGCTGGCGCTCAAAAACCACCAGAGGGTGCACTTTGACATCAAGAG GCACAAGTGCTCGGAGTGCGGGAAAGCCTTCAAGATCCACAAGCAGCTGGTCAGCCACCAGAGGACGCACGAGGAGAACCGGGCCCGGGCCAAAGAGCTCAACCGGCAGCTGCAGCGCCTCCTGCAGGCAAACGGCGGTACTGCGGCGCCGGCGGCTTCTCCTCCCCCGCAGCCTGACCCGCCGGCGAAGCCGACGCCGAAGCGCAGCCAGCGGCAGAATCGTGGCCGCGTCCTGGATTCCAGTCTCCTGGGGGCGGGAAGGTGCGACTTCCCAgggcctcctcctccccccggAAACACCCCGTCCGCCCCCTCTGCCGGCGCCAAGCCCCCAGCCGACCCcgagccgccgccgccgcccctcGCCGGGGACCCGCAGGACGAGCGGCCCTACGCCTGCGATCAGTGCGGCAGGACGTACCGGCACGCCGGCTCGCTGGTCAACCACAAGAACTCGCACAAGGTCGGCCAGTACTACTGCACCATCTGCAGCAACACCTACCCCAACCAGCTGGCCATGAAGAACCACCTGCGCAACCACTTCGCCGTCAAGAAGCACTGCTGCGCCGACTGCGGCAAGGCCTTCCGGGGCCGGcggcagctgtccagccacgagCGCTCGCGCGTCTGCCGCCGGAAGAGGGGCCGGGACCCGCGGCGGCCCCGGAGGGCGGCCCCGAGGCGGGCCGGCGGCCCCGAGGCCGAGCCGGAGGCGGCGGGGGGGCCCCCCGGCGCTCGCTGCGCGCGGTGCGGGCAGGCCTTCGCCTCGGCGGCGGAGATGGCGGGGCACGCCTGCGCCCGCCCGCCGCGGGGGGATGGGGCGGGCGCGGCGAACGGCGGCGCCGGCTCCCCCTCCGGGGCCGCCGCCGCGCCCGAGGAGCGCCCCTTCCGCTGCGACGTCTGCGGCCGCACCTACCGCCACGCCGGCAGCCTGCTCAACCACAAGAACACCCACAAGACGGGGCGCTTCGACTGCGCCGTCTGCGCCAAGGCCTTCTCCAACCCCATGGCCCTGAAGAACCACCTGCGCATCCACACCCAGAAGAGGCGCCACTCCTGCCCGGACTGCGGCAAGGCCTTCCGGCTCGCCAGCGCCCTCCGCAGCCACCAGAAGGTCCACTGCGGCCGGGCGCCGGCCCAGTGCGCCGACTGCGGCAAGGCCTTCCTGGGCAGCAGCGGCCTGCGGCGGCACCGCTGCGCGGCCGAGGGGGGCCGCAGCCCGGAGCACGGCGGCGCGGAGGAGGCGGGAGGGGGCGAGCGCCGCTTCAC GTGTGAGCAGTGCGGCCGGTCCTACCGCCACGCGGGCTCGCTGCTCAACCACAAGAACACGCACACCACGGGCCTGTACCGCTGCTCCGCCTGCGCCAAGGAGTTCTCCAACCTGCTGGCGCTCAAGAACCACCGGCGCATCCACACGGAGGCGCGCCGCTTCGCCTGCCCGGACTGCGGCAAGGCCTTCCGCGTGTCGGCCCACCTGCTGAGCCACCGGCGCGTGCACGCCCGCGAGCGCCCGCGGGGCGGCCCGGAGCTGGGCTCGGGGCCCGGCCCGGCCTGCCGGCGGTGCCCCGGCCCCGAGGCGCCGCCCGGCGGGGAGAAGGCCCACGTGTGCGAGCACTGTGGCCGCACCTACCGGCACGCCGGCTCGCTGCTCAACCACAAGAACAGCCACAAGACGGGCTCCTTCTCCTGCGCCGCCTGCCAGAAGCAGTTCTCCAACCTGATGGCGCTGAAGAACCACCGGCGCATCCACACCGAGCCCAAGCGCTACCAGTGCCCGGACTGCGGCAAGGCCTTCCGCGTCTCCACGCAGCTCATCTGCCACCGGCGCGTGCACACCCGCGAGAAGCCCTTCGCCTGCCCGCTCTGCGGCAAGTGCTTCTCCAGCAAGTCCAACCTGCGGCACCACCAGAAGGTGCACAAGACCCGGCAGGCCGGGCTCGGCCTCGGCCTCGGCCTCGCAGCCCCCCTGGACGGGGGCTTCGCCGGCCTGGCGGGGCTCGGCTCGGGCGGGCTCGGCGCGGGCGGCTTCGCCGAGTGCTGA